A single window of Candidatus Oleimmundimicrobium sp. DNA harbors:
- a CDS encoding UvrB/UvrC motif-containing protein, with amino-acid sequence MFCDECHKNKPYIYLVKIANGKIFRTHLCKDCAMKFWNGILSFNEFTELPEFLSDTLFDFKENSLLEDFKEKDELVCSTCGIRLSDFCKSGRLGCSACYKSFGSKLSLLLKKIHGEAKHVGKTPSNLNEQVKLELKLMRLQQRLKIYVKKEEYEKAAKARDEISNLEKNISLEVS; translated from the coding sequence ATGTTTTGCGATGAATGTCATAAAAATAAACCCTATATTTATTTGGTTAAAATTGCGAATGGTAAAATCTTTAGAACTCATTTATGCAAAGATTGCGCGATGAAGTTTTGGAATGGTATTTTATCTTTTAATGAATTCACTGAGCTACCTGAATTTTTAAGTGATACTCTTTTTGATTTCAAGGAAAACTCTTTACTTGAAGATTTTAAGGAGAAGGATGAATTGGTTTGTTCTACATGTGGGATAAGATTGAGTGATTTTTGTAAGAGTGGACGGTTGGGATGTAGCGCGTGTTACAAATCGTTTGGGTCAAAACTTTCTTTATTACTTAAAAAAATCCATGGCGAAGCGAAACATGTGGGCAAGACTCCAAGCAATTTAAATGAACAAGTTAAACTTGAGTTAAAATTAATGCGGTTACAACAGCGACTAAAGATATACGTTAAAAAAGAAGAGTATGAAAAAGCTGCCAAGGCAAGAGATGAAATTAGCAATTTGGAGAAGAACATTTCTCTGGAGGTAAGTTAA
- a CDS encoding protein arginine kinase, producing MITFKSNFSNWIEDESSDSDVIVSSRVKIARNLTNFTFPHWATEAQLSEVRGFILKAITGECDFNDLILIFSEELAPQKKDILVEKHLISPTFNVKKKGLAVILSEKNTDLCIMINEEDHLCIQAFSSGLQLQKAWKIADEIDERLSSHLPYAFSAHRGYLTERPTNIGTGMRASVMMHLPALAINDEVELLFSNLSNSNITVRGLFGEGTDVAGNFYQVSNQTTIGKSEDEIIDDLQKVSKNIIERERAARQILAKEEKIKLIDEVSRAWGTLTHAKLISFEEAIDYLSMIRLGIDLNILPNLSCNQVTKLMMLIKPAHLRDSIGKDVDEDSELIARANLIKHKLFELREGVV from the coding sequence TTGATTACTTTTAAGTCGAATTTCAGTAATTGGATAGAAGATGAGAGCTCAGATTCGGATGTGATTGTAAGTAGCAGAGTAAAGATTGCCAGGAATTTAACTAATTTTACCTTTCCTCATTGGGCAACTGAAGCTCAATTAAGCGAAGTTCGGGGTTTTATTTTAAAAGCTATTACTGGTGAGTGTGATTTTAACGATCTCATCTTAATCTTTTCTGAAGAGCTTGCCCCACAAAAAAAAGATATTTTGGTTGAAAAACATCTGATAAGCCCAACCTTCAATGTTAAGAAAAAAGGCTTGGCGGTTATTCTAAGTGAGAAAAATACTGACTTATGTATCATGATTAATGAGGAGGACCATCTTTGCATTCAAGCATTTTCGTCCGGGCTTCAGCTGCAAAAAGCTTGGAAGATTGCGGATGAAATTGATGAACGATTGAGTTCACACTTACCTTATGCGTTTTCTGCGCACCGGGGATATTTAACTGAACGTCCAACCAATATCGGCACGGGCATGAGGGCTTCAGTTATGATGCATCTGCCGGCTTTGGCAATTAATGATGAAGTGGAATTATTGTTTTCGAATTTATCGAATTCCAACATAACCGTGAGGGGACTTTTTGGAGAGGGGACCGACGTAGCGGGAAATTTTTACCAGGTGTCCAATCAAACAACAATAGGTAAGTCCGAGGATGAAATCATTGATGATTTACAAAAAGTGTCTAAAAATATAATAGAAAGAGAAAGAGCCGCTAGACAAATTTTAGCGAAAGAGGAAAAGATCAAATTGATAGATGAAGTTTCAAGAGCATGGGGTACTCTTACCCATGCAAAATTAATCTCTTTCGAAGAGGCCATTGATTACTTATCAATGATTCGTCTAGGCATTGACCTTAACATTTTACCTAATTTGAGTTGTAACCAGGTAACAAAACTAATGATGCTTATAAAACCTGCTCATCTTCGTGATTCTATTGGAAAAGACGTTGATGAAGATTCTGAGTTAATAGCTCGAGCTAACCTTATAAAACACAAGCTATTTGAGTTGCGGGAAGGGGTGGTTTAA
- a CDS encoding ATP-dependent Clp protease ATP-binding subunit, protein MFERFTERAKRVIVSAQEEAKMLKQNYVGTEHLLLGLIHEKESIAVKVLENLGLSLEDIQEQIEEETEMGATEPIGHIPFTPRAKKALELSLREALRLGHNYIGTEHILLGLIKEKEGIAAKVLEESGVDFESAYEQTVQLLSGHYEDKIIEPQVEREKKNLLDEFGRNLTQYALENKLDPTVGRKKEIERVMQILSRRTKNNPVLIGDPGVGKTAIVEGLAQLIAKNEVPETLKDKQIYALDLGLLIAGSKYRGEFEERLKKIMKEIRDRGDVIIFIDELHTIIGAGAAEGAIDAASILKPSLARGEIQTIGATTLNEYRKHIEKDSALERRFQPIMVDEPTIDETINILKGLKDCYEAHHHVNITDDAISAAAYLGDRYISDRFLPDKAIDLIDEAASKVRLRLMTVPSGVKEIESELYQTRKEKEAAVKEQDFEKAADLRDEEKSLIKKKRQIIESWKKPKLTDAEKVEEKEVAEVVSAWTGIPVVKITEEESAKLLCMEEALHKRVVGQDEAVKAISKAIRRTRAGLKDPRRPTGSFIFLGPSGVGKTELARALAEYLFGDEGALLQFDMSEYMEKHNTSRLVGSPPGYVGYEEGGQLTESVRRKPYSVVLFDEIEKAHPDVFNMLLQILEDGKLTDAQGRVVDFKNTIVIMTSNLGARMIQKTTRIGFSKESGESLPYIEMKKKVMSELKKTFRPEFLNRVDDTIVFHELSEKDIKSIVDLMIKRVEKQLKTKNISIVLTDEVKTLLSKKGYDHALGARPLRRAIQRLVEDPLSDAILRGDFAKVHKVKIDTRNGEVIFEPEKEKVQLS, encoded by the coding sequence ATGTTTGAGAGATTTACTGAGCGGGCTAAAAGGGTAATTGTTTCTGCTCAAGAAGAGGCCAAGATGCTAAAACAAAATTATGTTGGAACCGAGCATCTTCTGTTGGGATTAATTCACGAAAAAGAGAGCATAGCCGTTAAAGTATTGGAAAACTTAGGTCTTAGCTTAGAAGACATACAAGAACAAATTGAAGAAGAAACTGAAATGGGGGCAACTGAACCGATTGGCCACATTCCTTTTACGCCCCGGGCTAAAAAAGCTTTAGAGCTTTCTTTAAGAGAAGCTTTAAGACTTGGACACAACTATATTGGGACCGAGCACATTTTACTTGGTTTAATAAAAGAAAAGGAAGGAATTGCGGCAAAAGTTCTTGAGGAGTCGGGGGTAGATTTTGAAAGCGCTTATGAGCAAACCGTTCAGCTTCTAAGCGGCCATTATGAAGATAAAATCATAGAACCACAGGTGGAAAGAGAGAAAAAAAATCTTCTTGATGAGTTTGGAAGAAATCTTACCCAATATGCTTTGGAAAATAAACTTGATCCCACAGTAGGTCGAAAGAAAGAGATAGAAAGAGTAATGCAGATTCTCTCAAGGAGAACTAAAAATAATCCTGTTTTAATAGGTGACCCTGGAGTGGGAAAAACGGCAATAGTTGAGGGATTAGCTCAGCTCATAGCGAAAAACGAAGTTCCTGAAACACTAAAAGACAAGCAGATATATGCACTTGATTTAGGCTTGTTAATCGCTGGCTCTAAATACCGCGGAGAATTTGAAGAAAGATTAAAAAAGATAATGAAAGAAATTCGCGATAGGGGAGACGTTATTATATTTATCGATGAGCTTCATACTATTATTGGAGCCGGTGCAGCTGAAGGAGCTATTGATGCGGCTAGCATTCTCAAGCCATCTTTGGCGCGTGGTGAGATTCAGACCATTGGAGCTACCACGTTGAATGAGTATAGGAAACATATTGAAAAAGATTCGGCTTTGGAACGCAGATTTCAACCAATTATGGTTGATGAGCCGACTATTGATGAGACGATAAATATTTTAAAGGGGCTAAAGGATTGTTATGAGGCACACCATCATGTGAATATCACCGATGACGCAATTTCTGCTGCTGCTTATCTTGGAGATAGATATATATCTGATAGGTTTTTGCCTGATAAAGCAATTGATTTAATTGATGAAGCGGCCTCTAAAGTTAGATTGAGGTTGATGACGGTTCCTTCCGGAGTGAAAGAGATTGAGAGTGAGCTATATCAAACAAGAAAGGAAAAAGAGGCAGCGGTAAAGGAACAAGATTTTGAGAAAGCTGCTGATTTACGTGATGAAGAAAAATCTCTTATCAAGAAAAAGAGACAAATTATTGAGAGTTGGAAGAAACCCAAACTCACGGATGCGGAAAAAGTTGAAGAAAAAGAAGTGGCAGAAGTTGTTTCAGCATGGACCGGCATTCCAGTGGTAAAAATTACGGAGGAAGAATCGGCAAAATTGCTTTGTATGGAAGAAGCTCTCCATAAAAGAGTTGTTGGACAAGATGAGGCCGTTAAGGCCATTTCCAAAGCTATTCGAAGAACCAGAGCTGGATTAAAGGATCCTCGAAGACCAACTGGTTCGTTTATTTTTCTCGGGCCTTCAGGGGTTGGCAAGACGGAACTGGCGCGCGCCTTAGCCGAATATCTCTTTGGTGATGAAGGGGCGCTTTTGCAATTTGATATGTCGGAATATATGGAGAAACACAACACATCGAGATTGGTTGGTTCTCCTCCCGGCTATGTTGGCTATGAAGAAGGGGGTCAGCTTACTGAATCTGTAAGGCGCAAACCGTACTCCGTTGTCTTATTTGATGAAATTGAGAAAGCTCATCCGGATGTTTTTAACATGCTTTTACAGATATTAGAGGATGGGAAATTAACTGATGCTCAAGGTCGTGTCGTTGATTTTAAGAATACTATTGTGATTATGACTTCGAACCTCGGTGCTCGTATGATACAGAAAACCACTCGAATTGGTTTCTCGAAAGAATCGGGAGAATCTTTACCCTACATTGAGATGAAGAAAAAGGTGATGAGCGAACTTAAAAAGACCTTTCGACCTGAGTTTTTAAATAGAGTGGATGATACAATTGTCTTTCATGAACTTAGCGAAAAGGATATCAAGTCTATCGTTGATTTAATGATTAAGCGAGTTGAAAAACAACTTAAAACAAAGAATATATCAATTGTTTTAACCGACGAAGTAAAAACATTGCTTTCTAAAAAAGGTTATGATCACGCTTTAGGAGCAAGGCCACTCAGAAGAGCAATTCAGCGGTTGGTTGAAGATCCACTTTCAGATGCTATATTGCGCGGTGATTTTGCGAAAGTACATAAGGTTAAAATTGATACTAGGAATGGCGAAGTAATATTTGAACCCGAGAAGGAAAAAGTGCAACTTAGCTAG